Below is a window of Halomicrobium mukohataei DSM 12286 DNA.
GGCCACTACGACGGCGAACGCGCCCGCGCCGACCCCGACCGCCCGCGGGCCAGCGCCAGCGAACAGTGGCGTCGCCGCGATGCCGAGCAGCGCGAGCGTCGAACCGATCGGTCTGAGTTCGGGCCAGCCGAAGCTGGCCGCGAGCGCGACTGCGACGGCCGCGACGAGCAACGCGGTCGCCGCGCCCGTCCAGACGGTGAGTCGGCGGCGGAAGCCGACCGCGACGACGCCGGTCCCCGTGGCGACGGCGACGGCCGCGGGCGTGGCGAGGCCGACGGCGGCCGCGAGCAGCCCGAACACGCCGACGAAGAGGAGACCGACGCCCGCGAGGGGGTCGTCCTCGCTCGCCCCGAGCCACAGTGCGACCAGTGCGGCCAGTCCCGTGGTCACGCCCGCGATCGGCTCCCGTGGGAGCGTCGCCGGTGCCGCCGGTGCGTTGACGAGGATCGCCGCAGCGAACCGCGCGCCGACTGCGAGCGCGACGACGGTGGTCGCGACGATTGCGACCGTCCGTCGCCCGAACGAGGCCGGACGCGCGACGGCGGGCCGCTCGATCTCGCTCGCGGTCATGCTCCCTCCAGCCGTGCCGCCAGGTCGTTTCGGTCCGCGCGGACGACTCGCTCCATGAACTGTCCGAGGCGGCCGTACACGCCGGTGCCGGGTTCGTCGGCGAGGCGATCGGCGACGCCGGCCGCGAGATGCCCGAGGTGGCGGTCGTGAAAGTCCAGCCGGGCGGCCGCTGCGCTCTCGTCGACGGCGGCCTCACGGCGGGCGAGAAACGCCGCGAACTCCAGTTCGTAGGCCAGCGCGTCGTGGTTGTCTCGATCGTCCTGATCGATCGCGAGCCCGTAGTAGTCGTAGGCCCGTGCCAGATCGAGGTTCACGTCGTTCCAGGACCGATCCGGCCGGTACTTCGACTCGTACAGCGGCACCGGCGGTCCCCGTGCGTCGAGCGAGCCGTCGGTCCGGTCCGTGTACTCGCTGTACCCCAGCTCGAAGATGTCGTTGTATCGGGCCGCCAGGGTCTCGTAGCCGTCGTCGGTCGTGCAGTCGGGAGCCGCCACGTCCAGCGTCGTCTGTGCGACACACGCCTCGATGTCGGCGTCGAGTGTCCCCTCCGTGGCGGCCTCGTGGAACGCCTCGTCGGGATGCCGGAAGGCGTGTGCCAGGGTCCGGTACAGCGTCGCTCGGGCCGCCGCGTCCACGTCGAGATCGTCGGGCGCGTCGGTGACGGTCGCCATCAGTTCGGCCCTCCTCCCGCTCGGTAGACGCCGAACGCGGTGACGGCAGTCACCGCGACGATCGCGAGTCCGGCCAGCGTCCACAGCAGCGTCTGGTAAGGCGGTCCGCCCGGCCCACCGCTCATCGGGAAGTAGTACCACTCGCTGACAGCCTTCTGTCCGGCGCGCTCGCCGTTGGAGCCGTTCCAGACCGCGAAGGCAACGTCGAGGTCGCCGTCGTCGCTGATCGCGGTCCGGTTCTCGCTGGTCGCGTCGAGGGGGCGCGAGTAGACGACGGTCCAGGTGGCGTTCTCGCCGGTCCCCTCGTGGGTGGCCGTCGCGTCGATCGCCGGCTCGTCGAACGGCGTCGTCGAGCCGGCACCGCCCGCCAGTAGCTCCTGGGTACCGGTGTCGCCGGACCAGTACCAGACGTTGACCCTGTTGTCCTGTCCGCCCATCGCGATTGGCGGGCGGGCGCTGCGGTTGGCCGGGAACTGCACGGCGACGGCGTCGGCGAACGCCCGCACGTCGCTGGCGCTCTCGTCTCTGGTCTGGTCGTGCCACTCCAGACGGACGAAGAGCCGGTCGTCGGTCGTCGCCGCCTGTACGTTCACCTCCTCTATCGTGGTGTCGTCGGCGTTTGGCACGCTCGACGGCGCGCTGGTCAGGGGCACGTCACTGGCGGGCACCGCCTCCCAGCCGTCGGCGTCGGGTCCGTCGAGTGGACCGTCGGGACGCTCGACCACGGGGATCTCGTGGGCCGGCCGCGCGCTCGCCAGCGGCGTCGCGACGGTCGAAACGACCACCAGCGTCGCCACGAGGACCGCCGCGACGAGGGCACGTCGATGCCGGCGGTCAGTCATCCTCGAACACCGGGCGACTTCGCGGTGTTCGTCTCCCGAGCTCGAAGATGACTGCCGTCGCTGTGCTTTGTCAGTCATCTTCGAACACCTCCAACCGGTACTGTTCGGCCGGATTCTTGTCCTGGAGGATCTCCATGAGTTCGCTGTCGGCTCCCTGTCTCGCCCGCTGGCGCTCCCGTTCGATCGTGTCCAGTGCCTCGTCGACGCGGTCGCCGAACAGCTCTCGAAGGTACTGGCGGGGGATACGGTCCACGTCGACCGACTCGCCCTCGTCGGTGTGCTGGGGCGGTGCGAACGGCGGGATGTAGTAGACGTTGGGCTGGGTCTGGAACTCCGGATGCAGCGGGAGCGCGACCTCGTACTCCTCGACGAGCTTGTAGATGGGTCCGTCTTCGTCGTCGAGAAAGCCCACCAGCCGGAGCTGAGGGGGACACTCCTCGGCACAGGCGGGCGCGAACGTCTCGCCGTCCGGCCCCTCGCCCTCGATGCGGGGGTAACAGAAGATGCACTTCTCCGATTTCTTCGAGACGGTGTTGTAGTACACCTTCTTGTAGGGGCACCCCTCGACGCAGTAGCGGTAGCCCCGACAGCGGTCCTGGTCGACGAGGACGATGCCGTCCTCCTCGCGCTTGTACAGCGCCGATCGCGGGCAGGCCTCGACACAGGAGGGGTGGGTACAGTGGTTGCAGATCCGCGGGAGGTAGAAGTAGTAGCTGTTGGGGTACTCGCCGGCACCCTCGTCCTCGTCCCAGTTGGGACCCCACTCCGCGCCGTCGCGGGGGCGCAGCGGCTCGTCGCTGCCCTCGTACATGATCTCTTCGTGGTTGAACTCCCAGGCCCGGCCGTAGTCCTCGCGATCGGGGATCTCGCCGGTCTGGCGGTCCGTGTGTTCCCCGGACTGCCAGCCGCCACCCGACTCCTCCCAGCCTCGCGGGTAGCCTTCGCCGGGCTTGGTCTCGACGTTGTTCCAGTACATGTACTCGCTGCCGCCGTCCTCCGTCCAGAGGCTCTTGCAGGCGATCGTACACGTCTGGCAGCCGATACACTTGTTGAGGTCCATCACCATCGCCACCTGGTGGTCGACGCCGTCGGCGACGTTGATCAGGGTGTCCTCGTCCTCGCCGTCGTTCTGGGTGTTCGAGCTCATTGGTCGTCACCTCCTGCGGGGCGCACACCGACAGACTCGCGCTGCTCGTCTCCCGAGCCCGACTGCCCGTCGGTCAGTCGGACGTCCACGTTCACGTCGCTGTTGACGCCGGTCGGACCCCAGTAGTTCGGGAAGAAGTAGAGGTGTTCGCCGGTGTCCTCGGGGTACTGGACCAGCTGCGTGGGCTTCATGTACATCGGGACGAGCGTGTTGAAGTTGTCTCGGCCCGGATACTGGAACTTCTC
It encodes the following:
- the narH gene encoding nitrate reductase subunit beta, whose protein sequence is MSSNTQNDGEDEDTLINVADGVDHQVAMVMDLNKCIGCQTCTIACKSLWTEDGGSEYMYWNNVETKPGEGYPRGWEESGGGWQSGEHTDRQTGEIPDREDYGRAWEFNHEEIMYEGSDEPLRPRDGAEWGPNWDEDEGAGEYPNSYYFYLPRICNHCTHPSCVEACPRSALYKREEDGIVLVDQDRCRGYRYCVEGCPYKKVYYNTVSKKSEKCIFCYPRIEGEGPDGETFAPACAEECPPQLRLVGFLDDEDGPIYKLVEEYEVALPLHPEFQTQPNVYYIPPFAPPQHTDEGESVDVDRIPRQYLRELFGDRVDEALDTIERERQRARQGADSELMEILQDKNPAEQYRLEVFEDD
- a CDS encoding molecular chaperone TorD family protein is translated as MATVTDAPDDLDVDAAARATLYRTLAHAFRHPDEAFHEAATEGTLDADIEACVAQTTLDVAAPDCTTDDGYETLAARYNDIFELGYSEYTDRTDGSLDARGPPVPLYESKYRPDRSWNDVNLDLARAYDYYGLAIDQDDRDNHDALAYELEFAAFLARREAAVDESAAAARLDFHDRHLGHLAAGVADRLADEPGTGVYGRLGQFMERVVRADRNDLAARLEGA
- a CDS encoding ethylbenzene dehydrogenase-related protein, with protein sequence MTDRRHRRALVAAVLVATLVVVSTVATPLASARPAHEIPVVERPDGPLDGPDADGWEAVPASDVPLTSAPSSVPNADDTTIEEVNVQAATTDDRLFVRLEWHDQTRDESASDVRAFADAVAVQFPANRSARPPIAMGGQDNRVNVWYWSGDTGTQELLAGGAGSTTPFDEPAIDATATHEGTGENATWTVVYSRPLDATSENRTAISDDGDLDVAFAVWNGSNGERAGQKAVSEWYYFPMSGGPGGPPYQTLLWTLAGLAIVAVTAVTAFGVYRAGGGPN